The Sorex araneus isolate mSorAra2 chromosome 5, mSorAra2.pri, whole genome shotgun sequence genome has a segment encoding these proteins:
- the REST gene encoding RE1-silencing transcription factor → MATQVMGQASGGGGLFPGGGNIGMALSNDMYDLHDLSKAELAAPQLIMLANVALTGEVSGSCCDYLVGEERQMAELMPVGDSNFSDSDGEGLEESPEIKGEPSGLASVELQSLELSVVEPQPVFEVPAAPEAYSSSKEVPPETPGAEDKCKNLKTKPFRCKPCQYEAESEEQFVHHIRVHSAKKFFVEESAEKQAKARESGASAGEEGDFSKGPIRCDRCGYNTNRYDHYTAHLKHHTRAGDNERVYKCIICTYTTVSEYHWRKHLRNHFPRKVYTCGKCNYFSDRKNNYVQHVRTHTGERPYKCELCHYSSSQKTHLTRHMRTHSGEKPFKCDQCSYVASNQHEVTRHARQVHNGPKPLNCPHCDYKTADRSNFKKHVELHVNPRQFNCPVCDYAASKKCNLQYHFKSKHPTCPSKTMDVSKVKLKKTKKREADLPSNDITNEKPETEQAKVKGDTSAGKKNEKSLKAEKKDVSKEKKPCNAPVQVTTRTRKSAMETKEPEPPPRSTSEKSCKTKKSKRKLEAEAQPLPEPAPEPEPAAKKKKKAESKPRNSQDVPKAAGKVEEPRRQSACVRRSSKKKTLKSKAGRKGGKPAPKGPAHREAAAREPEPEPEPEPEPAPREPEPPAPASAPPASPGPAPAQPPASVDEPMDEPMDAPAQTEPPPAEPVPRKSPRKESKKEKQSEPNQAARKEQILGEVGLVPVRESAAAPPAPDGARPEAEAQIPQEQEARPEARPEGARGEGAQGEVPPADPAAPAPQLEPEPEPEHEPEPVPVPVPEAVPAALDSAVPHSQVPDGDPEVDSDMEVDADESQAQNGPAGTAPAREPGSPPPPPPPTENAAAHGDAAAKCAAATPPAATGATDAQEMDEDEGIHSHDGSDLSDNMSEGSDDSGLNGARPVAPDTGEKSAPDDAGPGKGAGGAFVCIFCDRSFRKEKDYSKHLNRHLVNVYFLEKAAKGQE, encoded by the exons ATGGCCACCCAGGTAATGGGGCAGGCGTCTGGAGGAGGAGGGCTGTTCCCCGGCGGCGGCAACATCGGCATGGCCCTGTCCAACGACATGTATGATTTGCACGACCTCTCCAAAGCGGAACTCGCTGCGCCGCAGCTCATCATGCTGGCCAATGTGGCCCTCACGGGGGAAGTCAGCGGCAGCTGCTGCGATTACCTGGTTGGCGAAGAGAGGCAGATGGCCGAGTTGATGCCGGTCGGGGACAGCAACTTCTCCGACAGCGACGGGGAAGGCCTGGAGGAGTCTCCTGAAATCAAAGGGGAGCCCAGCGGCCTGGCCAGCGTGGAACTTCAGAGTTTGGAACTCAGTGTGGTGGAGCCGCAGCCTGTGTTCGAGGTGCCCGCGGCCCCAGAAGCGTACAGTTCGAGTAAAGAGGTCCCCCCCGAAACACCTGGGGCAGAGGACAAGTGCAAGAACCTGAAGACCAAGCCCTTCCGCTGTAAGCCGTGCCAGTACGAAGCCGAATCCGAGGAGCAGTTCGTGCATCACATCCGAGTTCATAGTGCCAAGAAGTTTTTCGTGGAGGAGAGTGCAGAGAAGCAGGCGAAAGCCAGGGAGTCCGGCGCATCCGCGGGGGAAGAGGGAGATTTCTCCAAGGGGCCCATTCGCTGTGATCGCTGTGGCTACAATACCAATAGATACGATCACTACACGGCGCACTTGAAACACCACACGAGAGCCGGGGATAACGAGCGTGTGTACAAGTGCATCATCTGCACCTACACCACAGTAAGCGAGTATCACTGGAGGAAACACTTGAGAAACCATTTTCCAAGGAAAGTGTACACATGTGGAAAATGCAACTATTTTTCAGACAGGAAGAACAATTACGTTCAACACGTTCGAACGCACACAG gaGAACGCCCATATAAATGTGAACTGTGTCATTATTCAAGTTCTCAGAAGACTCATCTAACTAGACATATGCGTACTCATTCAG GTGAGAAGCCATTTAAATGTGATCAGTGCAGTTATGTGGCCTCTAATCAGCATGAAGTAACGCGCCATGCGAGACAGGTTCACAATGGCCCTAAACCTCTTAACTGCCCGCACTGTGACTACAAAACGGCAGATAGAAGTAACTTCAAAAAACACGTAGAGCTGCACGTGAATCCACGGCAGTTCAATTGCCCTGTCTGCGACTACGCAGCTTCCAAGAAGTGTAATCTGCAGTATCACTTCAAGTCCAAGCATCCTACCTGTCCGAGCAAAACCATGGATGTCTCAAAAGTCAAgctaaagaaaaccaaaaagcgGGAGGCCGACCTGCCCAGTAACGACATTACCAATGAGAAACCAGAAACGGAGCAGGCGAAAGTCAAAGGGGATACGTCGGCTGGGAAGAAAAACGAGAAGTCTTTAAAGGCGGAGAAGAAGGATGTTTCTAAAGAGAAAAAGCCCTGTAACGCCCCCGTCCAAGTGACCACGAGAACGCGCAAGTCGGCCATGGAAACGAAGGAGCCGGAGCCGCCTCCCAGGAGCACCTCGGAGAAAAGCTGTAAAACCAAGAAGAGCAAAAGGAAGCTGGAGGCCgaagcccagcccctccccgagCCTGCTCCCGAGCCGGAACCGGCTgcgaagaagaaaaagaaggccGAAAGCAAACCCAGAAACAGCCAGGACGTGCCAAAGGCCGCCGGCAAGGTGGAGGAGCCGAGAAGGCAGAGCGCGTGCGTGCGCAGGAGTTCGAAGAAGAAAACGCTGAAGAGCAAGGCCGGCAGGAAGGGCGGCAAGCCCGCTCCCAAGGGGCCCGCGCACAGGGAGGCGGCGGCGcgggagccggagccggagccggagcctgAGCCTGAGCCGGCCCCGAGGGAGCCCGAGCCGCCCGCGCCTGCCTCCGCGCCGCCCGCGTCCCCGGGACCTGCCCCCGCACAGCCGCCCGCGTCCGTGGACGAGCCCATGGACGAGCCCATGGACGCGCCTGCCCAGACGGAGCCGCCGCCCGCCGAGCCCGTCCCCAGAAAGTCGCCTCgcaaagagagtaagaaggagaagcagagcgAGCCGAATCAGGCGGCCCGGAAGGAGCAGATCTTGGGGGAGGTGGGCCTGGTTCCCGTGAGGGAGAGTGCcgcggcgccccccgcgcccgacGGGGCCCGCCCGGAAGCCGAGGCCCAGATCCCGCAAGAGCAGGAAGCCAGGCCGGAAGCCAGGCCGGAAGGCGCGCGGGGCGAGGGCGCGCAGGGCGAGGTACCGCCCGCCGACCCCGCAGCGCCCGCGCCCCAGCTtgagcccgagcccgagcccgagcACGAGCCTGAGCCTGTGCCTGTGCCTGTGCCTGAGGCCGTTCCCGCTGCACTGGACTCGGCGGTGCCCCACTCCCAGGTGCCTGATGGCGACCCGGAAGTGGACTCCGACATGGAAGTGGACGCCGACGAGAGCCAGGCCCAGAACGGCCCGGCCGGTACGGCCCCCGCCCGGGAACCCGGctcgcccccgccgccgccgccgcccacgGAGAATGCTGCGGCCCACGGGGATGCTGCGGCCAAGTGCGCGGCCGCAACCCCGCCTGCCGCCACGGGCGCCACCGACGCCCAGGAAATGGACGAGGATGAGGGCATCCACAGCCACGACGGGAGCGACCTCAGCGACAACATGTCCGAGGGCAGCGACGACTCGGGGTTGAACGGGGCGCGGCCCGTGGCGCCCGACACGGGAGAGAAAAGCGCCCCCGACGACGCCGGGCCGGGCAAGGGGGCCGGGGGAGCGTTTGTTTGCATCTTCTGCGACCGGTCCTTCCGAAAGGAGAAGGACTACAGCAAGCACCTCAATCGCCACCTGGTCAACGTGTACTTCCTAGAAAAAGCAGCGAAAGGGCAGgagtga